A stretch of Aerococcus urinaehominis DNA encodes these proteins:
- a CDS encoding nucleotidyltransferase family protein — protein MKALILAAGYATRLYPLTENTPKPLLEVAGKTILDYIVEKLDQVNEIDEIIIVTNDKFAGHFQAWVDQADYSKPFKVINDGTLSNDSRLGAIGDIQFVVDQTGLHDDLMVLAGDNLFHFALSDFADFFTAKGTDVIAAYEESDHQQLLRSGVVKVDDNNQALAFEEKSSQPMSNLSVPTFYIFQADTLDLIQTYLDQGGNPDAPGHFIPYLIDHKPVNVYIFTGGRHDIGTVDSYRQVQALYEQS, from the coding sequence ATGAAAGCATTAATATTAGCTGCTGGCTATGCCACGCGACTATATCCACTTACAGAAAATACTCCTAAACCCCTGTTAGAGGTGGCAGGTAAAACAATTCTAGATTATATTGTTGAAAAATTAGACCAAGTGAATGAGATTGATGAAATTATTATCGTGACTAACGATAAATTTGCTGGACATTTCCAAGCTTGGGTGGACCAAGCTGACTATAGTAAGCCCTTTAAAGTAATTAATGATGGCACCCTTTCTAACGATAGCCGCTTAGGTGCTATTGGTGATATCCAGTTTGTCGTAGACCAGACCGGCCTACACGATGATTTGATGGTCCTGGCCGGAGATAATCTTTTCCACTTTGCATTGAGTGACTTCGCTGATTTCTTTACTGCCAAGGGCACGGATGTGATTGCTGCTTATGAGGAAAGTGACCACCAGCAACTCTTGCGGTCTGGGGTTGTTAAGGTTGATGATAATAATCAGGCCCTGGCCTTTGAAGAAAAGTCATCCCAGCCCATGTCGAATTTATCAGTGCCTACCTTTTATATTTTCCAGGCTGATACGCTAGATTTAATCCAAACTTATCTGGACCAGGGCGGTAATCCTGATGCCCCTGGGCACTTTATCCCTTACCTAATTGATCATAAGCCAGTGAATGTTTATATCTTTACGGGTGGTCGCCATGATATCGGTACGGTAGATAGTTACCGTCAGGTCCAGGCTCTATATGAACAATCCTAG
- a CDS encoding Gfo/Idh/MocA family protein, which produces MGAKDGMNYAPQGKINHVVEPGEFQVGVTALDHGHINGMTNGLIEAGATIKYVYDPDPEKVANYLEQFPDTPVADSLEQILEDPEIQLVAAAAVPNKRSALGNRVMKAGKHYFTDKTGFTTLDQLEETRKVQAETGKRYFVYFSERLHVEAAVLAGQLIEEGKIGRVIQVTGFGPHRLDKEKRPDWFFNYEEYGGILADIGSHQIEQFLYYTGNTDAEVVSAKVANYNNPDTPELEDYGDASLIGENGANFFFKVDWFTPDGLPTWGDGRTFITGTEGTIELRKYLDVGREDTFDHVYLVTKDGVEHMQVTGEIGFPFFGQMILDCINGTEEAMTQEHIFKAQELCLIAERDAIRIKTDNN; this is translated from the coding sequence TAAAGATGGTATGAACTATGCACCACAGGGTAAAATTAACCATGTGGTAGAACCAGGTGAATTTCAGGTAGGGGTAACGGCCCTTGACCATGGTCATATTAATGGAATGACCAACGGCTTGATTGAAGCTGGTGCGACAATTAAATATGTTTATGATCCCGATCCAGAAAAAGTAGCTAATTACTTAGAGCAATTTCCCGATACGCCAGTAGCGGATTCGTTGGAGCAAATTTTAGAGGATCCAGAAATCCAATTAGTAGCGGCAGCGGCTGTACCAAATAAACGCTCGGCTTTAGGTAACCGGGTGATGAAGGCAGGCAAGCACTACTTCACGGATAAAACAGGTTTTACGACCCTAGACCAACTCGAAGAAACCCGCAAAGTCCAAGCAGAAACCGGTAAACGTTATTTTGTATACTTCTCAGAACGCTTGCACGTTGAAGCAGCAGTACTAGCCGGTCAATTAATTGAAGAGGGCAAAATTGGTCGTGTTATCCAAGTAACCGGATTTGGTCCTCACCGTCTAGATAAGGAAAAACGTCCAGATTGGTTCTTTAATTATGAAGAGTATGGTGGTATTTTAGCTGATATTGGCTCCCACCAAATTGAACAATTCCTATACTACACAGGTAATACTGATGCAGAAGTTGTTTCTGCCAAAGTAGCTAACTACAATAACCCAGATACGCCTGAGCTTGAGGACTACGGTGATGCTAGCTTAATTGGTGAAAATGGTGCTAACTTCTTCTTCAAGGTCGACTGGTTTACCCCAGACGGCTTACCAACCTGGGGTGATGGCCGGACCTTTATTACTGGTACTGAGGGAACCATCGAGCTACGTAAGTATTTAGACGTGGGCCGGGAAGATACGTTTGACCATGTCTATCTGGTAACTAAAGATGGTGTTGAGCATATGCAAGTAACTGGCGAAATTGGTTTTCCATTCTTTGGCCAAATGATTCTTGATTGTATTAATGGTACAGAAGAGGCCATGACGCAAGAACATATTTTCAAGGCCCAAGAACTATGTTTAATTGCTGAGCGTGATGCCATTCGGATTAAAACTGATAACAACTAA
- a CDS encoding ISL3 family transposase, translated as MTFTASSNLVAKNCFISRQIKCLAIQELSESQSMSLIAKKLNISNSTVIRLLESTAKQFKQSYRQLPRHLSIDEFKSVKNVSGAMSCILVDAANHRLFDILEDRTQAYLRDYFMRFPLEKRKLVETITMDMYSPYYDFLQQIFPNAKIIIDRFHIVQLLNQTLNSQRILVMNQQPKQSTHYRKLKQLWKLILKNQEALNSVNYRTHRLFDGLITEAGIVEFMLNIDSKFRKVYDVVNELKYHLKTGNINAFLHTISRNKSQRLPKNLRKTMNTLLKYLPAIINSFRYTLSNGPIEGMNNKIKNIKRSGFGYRNFYHLRARAFLSFKSYEVKRENKPTINRKTEKLDTESRALCA; from the coding sequence ATTACGTTTACAGCCTCTTCTAATCTAGTTGCTAAAAATTGCTTTATTAGTCGCCAAATCAAGTGTTTAGCGATACAAGAATTATCAGAGTCGCAAAGTATGTCCTTAATCGCTAAAAAACTTAATATTTCAAATTCTACTGTTATTCGTCTGCTTGAATCGACTGCTAAACAATTCAAACAAAGTTACCGGCAACTACCTAGGCATTTATCTATTGATGAGTTTAAATCTGTTAAAAATGTCTCAGGCGCTATGTCTTGCATCCTAGTGGATGCAGCTAATCATCGTTTATTTGATATATTAGAAGATCGGACGCAAGCTTATTTAAGAGATTATTTTATGCGTTTCCCTCTGGAAAAGAGAAAGCTAGTTGAAACGATTACCATGGATATGTACTCACCTTATTATGATTTTTTACAACAAATCTTTCCAAATGCGAAAATTATTATTGACCGATTCCATATTGTCCAACTACTGAATCAGACTTTGAATAGCCAACGGATTCTTGTGATGAATCAACAACCTAAGCAATCAACACACTATCGGAAATTGAAACAGTTATGGAAGCTGATTTTAAAGAACCAAGAAGCACTGAATAGTGTTAATTACCGCACACATCGCTTATTTGATGGCCTTATAACAGAAGCAGGTATAGTTGAATTTATGCTTAATATCGACAGTAAATTTAGAAAAGTCTATGATGTCGTCAATGAGCTCAAATATCACCTTAAAACAGGGAATATCAATGCTTTCCTACATACAATTAGTCGCAATAAGAGCCAACGGCTCCCGAAGAATTTGAGAAAAACGATGAATACTCTGCTCAAATACTTACCTGCTATTATCAATAGCTTTCGTTATACACTTTCCAATGGGCCAATTGAGGGTATGAATAATAAAATTAAGAATATTAAGCGTTCCGGATTTGGTTACCGCAATTTTTATCATTTAAGGGCAAGGGCTTTTCTTTCCTTTAAATCATATGAGGTAAAGAGGGAAAATAAACCTACCATAAATAGAAAGACTGAAAAGCTAGATACAGAATCTAGGGCCCTATGTGCCTAA
- a CDS encoding nucleotide sugar dehydrogenase, giving the protein MKITVTGTGYVGLANAVLLAQNHQVTAIDIVEEKVDLINQGQSPIVDKEITDFLANRQLDLKATTDNCQVYQDADFAIIAAPTNYDDVSNHFDTSAVEQVIEDIIASGSQATIILKSTVPVGYTESIRAKYQRDNIIFSPEFLREGKALYDNLYPSRIVVGDHGPAGQAFAQLMVEGAAREDIPVLLTHATEAEAIKLFSNTYLAMRVAYFNELDTYAEIKGLNSQEIIEGVGLDPRIGSHYNNPSFGYGGYCLPKDTKQMLANYQGVPQDLIAAIVAANQTRKDFISQQVMASGAQTVGIYRLTMKEDSDNFRQSAIQTIMQTLQDHGLDLVIYEPVHQAASFAGIAVENDLAKFKDQADLILANRWSPDLADVADKVYTRDIYHEN; this is encoded by the coding sequence ATGAAAATTACAGTTACAGGTACCGGGTATGTGGGGCTAGCTAATGCTGTTTTATTAGCGCAAAACCATCAAGTCACAGCCATTGATATTGTAGAAGAAAAAGTTGACCTGATTAACCAAGGTCAGTCACCAATTGTTGATAAAGAAATTACAGATTTTTTGGCTAACCGCCAGTTGGATCTCAAGGCCACGACAGATAATTGTCAAGTCTACCAGGATGCTGATTTTGCGATTATTGCAGCGCCCACTAATTACGATGATGTAAGCAATCATTTTGATACTTCAGCTGTTGAACAGGTGATTGAAGACATTATTGCCTCGGGGTCACAAGCCACTATTATTTTAAAATCAACTGTACCAGTTGGCTATACGGAAAGTATCAGAGCCAAGTACCAGCGTGATAATATTATTTTTTCACCAGAGTTTTTACGTGAGGGCAAGGCCCTTTATGATAATCTTTACCCATCTCGAATTGTTGTTGGCGACCATGGCCCAGCTGGACAGGCTTTTGCCCAGCTAATGGTTGAAGGGGCAGCTCGAGAAGATATTCCCGTTTTATTGACCCATGCAACTGAAGCTGAGGCCATTAAGTTGTTCTCAAACACTTATTTAGCCATGCGGGTGGCTTATTTCAATGAACTAGATACTTACGCTGAAATCAAAGGTTTAAATAGTCAAGAAATTATTGAGGGAGTCGGATTAGATCCAAGAATAGGTAGTCATTATAATAACCCATCCTTTGGTTATGGCGGTTACTGTCTACCTAAGGATACCAAGCAGATGTTAGCCAATTACCAAGGCGTCCCGCAAGATTTAATTGCGGCTATTGTGGCTGCCAATCAAACTAGAAAAGACTTCATCAGCCAGCAGGTCATGGCCTCTGGCGCCCAAACAGTAGGTATTTACCGTTTAACGATGAAGGAAGACTCTGATAATTTCCGCCAGTCGGCTATTCAAACCATTATGCAGACCTTACAAGACCATGGCCTGGACCTAGTAATCTACGAGCCTGTCCACCAAGCAGCTAGCTTTGCCGGCATAGCTGTAGAAAATGATTTGGCTAAGTTTAAGGACCAAGCTGATTTGATCCTAGCTAATCGTTGGTCTCCAGACTTGGCAGATGTTGCCGATAAGGTGTATACCCGTGATATCTACCATGAAAATTAA
- a CDS encoding CpsD/CapB family tyrosine-protein kinase: protein MFNRKAKKIEALNAEQKKGASLITVTKPNNPVSEMYRTLRTNIQFSVVDSELKSMMVTSSGPFEGKSMTTANLAAVMADQDMRVLLVDADMRKPTVQKTFDIHTTEGLTSLLTERDKQPMDVIKYVPETNVYVLTAGPKPPNPAELLSSQRMKDIFEELKTIFDLIIFDTPPVLAVTDAQIIANMVDGVVMVVRQNVAQVDNLHKAKQLLEKAQANVLGVVYNGIENSKDAAYGYGYGYGVDE, encoded by the coding sequence ATGTTTAATCGTAAAGCAAAGAAAATTGAAGCCCTTAATGCAGAGCAAAAAAAAGGTGCTAGTTTAATTACCGTGACTAAGCCTAACAACCCAGTATCTGAAATGTATCGGACCTTGCGAACTAATATCCAGTTTTCAGTGGTTGATAGTGAACTAAAAAGTATGATGGTTACTTCTTCAGGACCCTTTGAGGGTAAATCGATGACAACAGCTAACCTAGCTGCTGTTATGGCTGACCAAGATATGCGGGTTCTATTGGTTGATGCCGATATGCGTAAGCCAACTGTTCAGAAAACCTTTGATATCCATACGACAGAGGGCTTGACTTCGTTATTAACCGAGCGTGATAAGCAACCTATGGATGTCATCAAATATGTACCAGAGACCAATGTTTATGTCCTAACAGCAGGTCCCAAACCACCTAATCCGGCCGAGTTGCTAAGTTCTCAACGTATGAAGGATATATTCGAGGAACTGAAAACCATCTTTGATCTGATTATTTTTGATACGCCACCAGTATTAGCTGTTACCGATGCCCAAATCATCGCTAACATGGTAGATGGGGTGGTCATGGTTGTGCGTCAAAATGTGGCGCAAGTAGACAATCTCCACAAGGCCAAACAACTATTAGAAAAGGCTCAGGCGAATGTCCTAGGTGTTGTCTATAATGGTATTGAAAATAGCAAGGATGCTGCCTACGGTTACGGCTATGGCTATGGCGTTGATGAATAG
- a CDS encoding galactokinase family protein has product MLHLKEEFAKRYHSDDIRAVRSPLRIAPIGAHSDFQNGRALGLTINASVDMVYAPSDDGYIQVNSMDFPDKEYFHLKSQSDYIPGFWGNYIRGAVMAIQEDHVLKKGIKGVVSGKLPIGGLSSSAAVTTAYLMALCDVNNIEFSKLDLIRWSHWVEREFIGLKNGIMDQAANILSEDNKILLMDCEDWTYDLIDKGASMPEFEVVIVFSGISKQLIGTDFNNRVDETRVAGWLLLDRAGEDKLPTLADVRFRHVPEAYYEAHRDQIPDRFGKRADHYYSEQKRVLAGAEAWAAGDLDRFGQLMFESGASSFYQYETGIPEMHEIYQILKTCPGVYGARPSGAGFRGAVIGLIDPAYKEQICQAIDDNYPQKYPEIKDRYEVNFARQADGAHFLDLEEVN; this is encoded by the coding sequence ATGTTGCATTTAAAAGAAGAATTTGCCAAGCGTTATCACAGTGATGATATCCGGGCGGTACGTTCGCCCTTAAGGATTGCACCAATTGGGGCCCACTCAGACTTTCAAAATGGACGTGCTTTAGGCCTGACCATTAATGCTAGTGTCGATATGGTTTATGCCCCGAGTGATGATGGCTATATCCAGGTAAATTCTATGGATTTTCCCGATAAGGAGTATTTCCACCTCAAGTCGCAATCTGACTATATCCCCGGTTTCTGGGGTAACTATATCAGAGGTGCTGTGATGGCCATTCAAGAGGACCATGTGCTCAAAAAAGGCATTAAAGGGGTTGTTTCTGGGAAATTGCCGATTGGCGGCCTCTCATCATCGGCTGCGGTTACAACAGCTTATCTAATGGCCCTGTGTGATGTTAACAATATTGAATTTTCTAAGCTAGATTTAATCCGTTGGTCTCACTGGGTAGAGCGGGAGTTTATTGGCCTTAAGAACGGTATTATGGACCAGGCTGCTAATATTCTAAGTGAAGATAATAAAATCTTACTGATGGACTGTGAAGACTGGACTTATGACCTGATTGATAAAGGGGCAAGCATGCCTGAATTTGAAGTTGTTATTGTCTTTTCTGGTATTTCTAAGCAATTAATTGGCACGGATTTCAATAACCGAGTGGATGAAACCCGGGTAGCAGGCTGGCTGTTATTGGACCGGGCTGGTGAAGACAAATTACCGACCCTGGCAGATGTACGTTTCCGCCATGTCCCAGAGGCTTATTATGAAGCTCACCGTGACCAAATACCTGACCGCTTTGGTAAACGAGCCGATCATTACTATAGCGAACAGAAGCGCGTTTTGGCAGGCGCCGAGGCTTGGGCTGCAGGTGATTTAGACCGCTTTGGCCAATTAATGTTTGAGTCTGGGGCATCTTCCTTCTACCAGTACGAAACCGGTATTCCTGAAATGCATGAAATTTATCAAATTTTGAAGACCTGCCCAGGTGTTTATGGGGCTCGTCCTTCAGGGGCTGGCTTCCGTGGTGCGGTGATTGGTTTAATTGATCCTGCCTATAAGGAACAAATCTGCCAAGCTATCGATGATAACTATCCACAAAAATATCCTGAAATTAAAGATCGCTATGAAGTAAACTTTGCCCGGCAGGCGGATGGGGCCCATTTCTTAGACTTGGAGGAAGTTAATTAA
- a CDS encoding tyrosine-protein phosphatase, with the protein MIDIHCHILPGIDDGAKDLPMALEMANLAVAEGISHILATPHYKNNKYDNDSKIITQAAANFQEELDRRGIKLNVFAGQEVRIHGDLMANIEKGEVLFADLNQRYLLLEFPSQNVPLFSRQVIFDLLSAGIQPVIVHPERNRELMADIDKLQAFIDQGCYAQLTAASYTGEFGKEVEAAAEEMLKRGLVHIMASDAHRPSGPRAYHMVKAFAKMEKSYLETSVFDMQQNAKALINGDPLMTDFLQAKTKKKFFGLF; encoded by the coding sequence ATGATTGATATACACTGTCATATTTTGCCTGGGATTGACGATGGGGCCAAGGATTTGCCGATGGCCTTGGAGATGGCTAATCTAGCAGTCGCCGAGGGTATCAGCCACATTCTGGCAACGCCTCATTATAAGAATAATAAATATGATAATGATAGTAAGATAATTACCCAAGCGGCAGCTAACTTCCAAGAAGAACTTGACCGCCGCGGCATTAAACTAAATGTTTTTGCTGGCCAAGAGGTCCGTATCCATGGGGATTTAATGGCTAATATTGAAAAGGGTGAGGTCCTTTTTGCTGATCTTAACCAGCGCTACTTATTATTAGAGTTTCCTAGCCAAAATGTGCCACTCTTTTCTCGCCAGGTTATCTTCGACCTCTTATCGGCAGGAATTCAACCCGTGATTGTCCATCCTGAACGTAACCGGGAATTGATGGCAGATATTGATAAGTTACAAGCCTTTATCGACCAGGGCTGCTATGCCCAGCTAACAGCTGCATCTTATACCGGTGAATTTGGTAAAGAAGTGGAGGCGGCGGCAGAAGAAATGTTAAAACGGGGGTTGGTACATATCATGGCATCAGATGCTCATCGTCCCAGTGGACCACGTGCCTACCACATGGTGAAGGCCTTCGCCAAAATGGAGAAATCCTACTTAGAGACCAGTGTATTTGATATGCAACAGAATGCCAAGGCTTTGATTAATGGGGATCCCTTGATGACAGATTTCTTACAAGCCAAAACCAAGAAAAAGTTTTTTGGTTTATTTTAG
- a CDS encoding polysaccharide biosynthesis protein: MSQDIVKFVESLTGRQRAWGWFLLDLLGFIAAGLLTYFFFYRLISIEFAAMLLFVGLFFVVYKAAAYFTQGDSEIVRYSGSRQFMLMAFNLTAGAVVAGLLTLLFYRHFSGRLIILCYILVLSFSLLSRILWQIIYTYGRRRQADHRIKNIILIGAGDGAHLFMQNYKQESESVKILAAFDDDPSKAGKKIEGVPIIGSVDSIANYVAHQPVDEAVIAIPSLPPEDYTRILEILNQLGIAFYKMPKLEDLVLGNYSPNNQLQDIDITDLLGRDEIKLDESKLHDELYNKTILVTGAGGSIGSEIVRQVSKFNPARVVLLGHGENSIYLINQEMQKNRAGIEYIPIITDIQNYQRLYDVFSHYQPDIVYHAAAHKHVPLMEGSPREAFLNNVKGTYNVAKAVNDAHIKKMVMISTDKAVNSTNVMGSTKRMAELIVTGFDKVSQSTYCAVRFGNVLGSRGSVIPLFKKQIAAGGPVTVTDFRMTRYFMTIPEASRLVIYAGASAQGGEVFILDMDEPVKIIDLAKKIILLSGHSLDEIKIVESGIRPGEKLYEELLTGTEQVDSQLNEKVFVGKVAKFDLDKIESKIAGLDQIDDDDQLKAEIIAFANQTTAG; the protein is encoded by the coding sequence ATGAGCCAAGATATTGTCAAATTTGTTGAGTCTCTGACCGGTCGTCAGCGGGCCTGGGGCTGGTTTTTGCTAGACCTACTAGGATTTATAGCGGCGGGTCTCCTAACTTACTTCTTTTTTTACCGCTTGATTAGCATAGAATTTGCAGCCATGCTTTTGTTTGTCGGCTTATTTTTTGTCGTTTACAAGGCAGCAGCTTACTTTACTCAAGGCGATTCGGAAATTGTTCGCTATTCTGGTAGTCGGCAATTTATGCTGATGGCTTTTAATCTGACAGCCGGTGCAGTGGTAGCTGGTTTGCTGACCCTGCTTTTTTACCGTCACTTTTCTGGCCGTCTAATTATTCTCTGCTATATCCTAGTCTTATCTTTTTCCTTACTGTCTAGAATTCTGTGGCAGATTATTTATACCTATGGCCGCCGCAGGCAAGCTGACCACCGGATTAAAAATATCATTTTAATTGGTGCGGGTGATGGTGCTCATCTTTTTATGCAAAACTACAAGCAAGAGAGCGAGAGCGTTAAAATTCTAGCCGCCTTTGATGACGATCCGAGCAAGGCGGGTAAAAAGATTGAAGGGGTGCCGATTATCGGCAGTGTTGACAGTATTGCTAACTATGTCGCCCACCAGCCGGTTGATGAGGCAGTCATAGCCATTCCTTCATTGCCGCCCGAGGACTATACTCGGATTTTAGAAATTTTAAACCAGCTCGGTATTGCCTTTTATAAAATGCCTAAATTAGAAGACTTAGTTTTAGGTAACTACAGTCCTAATAACCAACTACAAGATATTGATATTACGGATTTACTCGGCCGTGACGAAATTAAATTGGACGAAAGTAAGCTCCATGATGAGCTATATAACAAGACGATTTTAGTGACAGGTGCCGGAGGATCGATTGGCTCGGAAATTGTCCGCCAGGTGTCTAAATTTAATCCTGCCCGGGTGGTCCTCTTAGGGCACGGGGAAAATTCTATTTATTTAATCAATCAAGAAATGCAAAAAAATAGGGCAGGTATTGAATATATCCCGATTATTACCGATATCCAAAACTATCAGCGGCTCTATGATGTCTTTAGCCATTACCAGCCAGACATTGTTTACCATGCAGCGGCCCACAAGCATGTACCGCTAATGGAAGGTAGCCCGCGGGAGGCCTTCCTAAATAATGTTAAGGGGACTTATAACGTCGCCAAGGCGGTCAACGATGCCCATATTAAAAAGATGGTGATGATTTCTACTGATAAAGCGGTTAATTCAACCAATGTGATGGGATCAACCAAACGGATGGCTGAATTAATCGTGACAGGCTTTGACAAGGTTAGCCAGTCAACCTACTGTGCCGTCCGTTTTGGCAATGTTTTGGGCAGTAGAGGATCAGTGATTCCCCTTTTTAAAAAACAAATTGCTGCTGGCGGTCCAGTTACGGTCACTGATTTTCGGATGACCCGCTACTTTATGACCATTCCTGAGGCCAGTCGCCTGGTGATCTATGCAGGCGCCTCAGCTCAAGGGGGCGAGGTCTTTATCCTGGATATGGATGAGCCGGTTAAAATCATTGACTTGGCCAAAAAAATCATCTTGCTTTCAGGTCACAGTCTTGATGAAATTAAGATTGTGGAATCCGGTATCCGTCCTGGTGAAAAACTGTACGAAGAATTATTGACTGGAACGGAGCAGGTCGACTCCCAGTTGAATGAAAAAGTCTTTGTTGGCAAGGTGGCTAAATTTGATTTAGATAAAATTGAAAGCAAAATAGCAGGCTTAGACCAAATTGACGATGATGACCAATTAAAAGCTGAAATCATTGCTTTCGCTAACCAAACAACAGCTGGTTAA
- a CDS encoding YveK family protein — protein MEDNQEISLVEIFNILKDKIGRIIVFGIVGLAIASVITFVVQSPKYESTADLVVNSQQTQQTGQIDQGTLQTNLTLLNTYESVIRKPVVLQPVIDELGIDMSPAELANLISVSTENNSLMFSIRVRSGSPFLSADIANTAAEKFSDEIENILNIENVSIVTIAQPNETPVAPNIPLNLLLGLVAGLGIGVVWYLVKAMFDRSVTSKQQIEDLGWAVIGEIPELTTEEIEESRFRRASNRRSADTRRRV, from the coding sequence ATGGAAGATAATCAAGAAATTTCATTAGTTGAAATATTTAATATTTTAAAAGATAAAATCGGACGTATCATTGTATTCGGTATTGTAGGTTTAGCAATTGCTTCAGTGATTACCTTTGTTGTCCAAAGTCCTAAATATGAATCGACTGCTGACCTAGTTGTTAATAGTCAACAGACCCAGCAAACTGGTCAAATTGACCAAGGGACCTTGCAGACCAACCTAACATTGCTGAATACTTACGAGTCAGTTATCCGCAAGCCGGTTGTTTTACAGCCAGTTATTGATGAGTTGGGTATTGATATGTCACCGGCAGAATTAGCTAATTTAATTAGTGTATCAACCGAAAATAATTCATTGATGTTCTCCATCAGAGTAAGATCAGGGTCTCCATTTTTATCAGCTGATATCGCCAATACGGCAGCAGAGAAATTCTCCGATGAGATTGAGAATATCCTTAATATTGAAAACGTCTCAATTGTAACCATTGCGCAACCTAATGAAACACCAGTTGCTCCTAATATCCCGTTAAATCTTTTATTAGGTTTAGTAGCAGGTTTAGGTATCGGTGTTGTTTGGTACCTAGTCAAAGCTATGTTTGACCGGTCAGTGACTTCAAAACAACAAATTGAAGACCTAGGCTGGGCTGTCATTGGTGAAATTCCTGAGTTAACAACTGAAGAGATTGAGGAATCACGCTTTAGACGCGCTAGCAACCGTCGTAGTGCGGATACCCGGCGTCGCGTATAG